In Rubrivirga marina, the following are encoded in one genomic region:
- the pckA gene encoding phosphoenolpyruvate carboxykinase (ATP), which produces MNAPEPVLRHLAELGLDRTQTVYYNLPPARLVELSVRRGEGRLTAGGPLATRTDPHTGRSPNDRFIVREETSEDAVAWGATNRPISEDAFDRLHGAMKRYATGRDLFVRDCYAGADPRYRVRVRVITEKAWHSIFAHNMFLRPATEEELEEFEPDYTVLDLCDFKATEKVNAELNSSTFVLLHLGRGLVLIGGTNYAGEIKKSIFSALNFVLPDKGVLPMHCSASEAVGGGNTAVFFGLSGTGKTTLSADARRVLIGDDEHGWSEEGVFNFEGGCYAKAIRLSPEGEPEIYDTTREFGTLAENVALLPDRSIDFDDATITENTRLSYPISFIPNASEDGMGGVPETVLFLTADAFGVLPPIAKLTPEQAQYHFLSGYTAKVAGTERGVTEPKATFSACFGEPFMVLPPSRYAEMLGERIERTGARVFLVNTGWTGGPYGTGERMKLAWTRRMVDAALAGELDSVETETEPVFGLEVPVAIDGVPDSVLHPRQTWADTDAYDAKASQLAEMFADNFEKYRENVSEEVRQAGPARAMA; this is translated from the coding sequence ATGAACGCCCCGGAACCGGTCCTCCGCCATCTCGCCGAGCTCGGTCTCGACCGCACGCAGACCGTCTACTACAACCTCCCCCCCGCCCGCCTCGTCGAGCTCTCCGTCCGCCGGGGCGAGGGCCGGCTGACGGCCGGCGGCCCGCTCGCGACGCGGACGGACCCGCACACCGGCCGCTCCCCCAACGACCGGTTCATCGTCCGCGAGGAGACCAGTGAGGACGCCGTCGCCTGGGGCGCGACCAACCGGCCGATCTCCGAGGACGCCTTCGACCGGCTCCACGGCGCGATGAAGCGCTACGCGACCGGCCGCGACCTCTTCGTCCGCGACTGCTACGCCGGCGCCGACCCGCGCTACCGCGTCAGGGTCCGCGTGATCACGGAGAAGGCGTGGCACTCGATCTTTGCCCACAACATGTTCCTCCGACCGGCCACCGAGGAGGAGTTGGAGGAGTTCGAGCCGGACTACACCGTCCTTGACCTCTGCGACTTCAAGGCGACCGAGAAGGTCAACGCGGAGCTCAACTCGTCGACGTTCGTCCTCCTCCACCTCGGGCGCGGGCTCGTCCTCATCGGCGGGACGAACTACGCCGGCGAGATCAAGAAGTCGATCTTCTCGGCGCTCAACTTCGTGCTCCCGGACAAGGGCGTCCTCCCCATGCACTGCTCGGCCAGCGAGGCCGTCGGCGGGGGCAACACGGCCGTGTTCTTCGGGCTCAGCGGCACGGGCAAGACGACCCTCTCGGCCGACGCCCGCCGCGTCCTCATCGGCGACGACGAGCACGGGTGGAGCGAGGAGGGCGTGTTCAACTTCGAGGGCGGGTGCTACGCCAAGGCGATTCGCCTGAGCCCCGAGGGCGAGCCCGAGATCTACGACACGACGCGCGAGTTCGGCACGCTCGCCGAGAACGTCGCGCTCCTCCCCGACCGGTCGATCGACTTCGACGACGCGACGATCACGGAGAACACGCGCCTCTCGTACCCGATCTCCTTCATCCCGAACGCCAGCGAAGACGGGATGGGCGGCGTCCCCGAGACCGTCCTCTTCCTCACGGCCGACGCGTTCGGCGTGCTCCCGCCGATCGCGAAGCTCACGCCGGAGCAGGCGCAGTACCACTTCCTCAGCGGCTACACGGCCAAGGTGGCCGGGACCGAGCGGGGCGTGACCGAGCCCAAGGCGACGTTCTCGGCCTGCTTCGGCGAGCCGTTCATGGTCCTCCCGCCGAGCCGCTACGCCGAGATGCTCGGCGAGCGGATCGAACGAACGGGCGCCCGCGTGTTCCTCGTCAACACGGGGTGGACCGGCGGGCCGTACGGGACGGGCGAGCGGATGAAGCTGGCCTGGACGCGCCGGATGGTCGACGCCGCGCTGGCGGGCGAACTCGACAGCGTCGAGACGGAGACGGAGCCCGTCTTCGGCCTTGAGGTGCCCGTCGCCATCGACGGCGTCCCGGATTCGGTCCTCCACCCCCGCCAGACGTGGGCCGACACCGACGCCTACGACGCGAAGGCCAGCCAGCTCGCGGAGATGTTCGCGGACAACTTCGAGAAGTACCGCGAGAACGTGTCGGAGGAGGTCCGGCAGGCCGGCCCGGCCCGCGCGATGGCATGA
- a CDS encoding GWxTD domain-containing protein, with amino-acid sequence MTRSLRALALTALALSAVAPSAQEPIVFRPDAATFQYSEDQSLVELYLSFRAATLPFEPAASGFEAVVPTHIVVRPVAQAAPSGAEAAPAYDRTLPFAYAVDDTTALTSTQVFVEQVRLAVAPGEYEVDVTLMPEGEQEVRALLNLTVPNYAEARGTAISAVQLATRIRPTTDPTDPLSKSGLSIRPNPDAFYGGDGAAVRYYAEVYGPPDATEDYTLVSFVAESATGAALPDHEDRLDRSVKPVDVIAGQIDVSTLPSGIYYLRLVALNEANEAVAEQSKRFFVINPDVAPVATGDAMSFEETLYGAMGEEELLQNLAHARVIATGREEAQMAALTTDEERRAFLAAFWATRDEDGVPSVNEARQNFYNRLRVVTQRFSEFGQEPYQTDRGRIFLTYGPPTEIDRRPFEAGMLQHEIWRYDNIPGEGQAFFVFVDRYSSDRYELIHSDVTGEVSIPNWEAQLIR; translated from the coding sequence ATGACCCGATCTCTACGCGCCCTGGCGCTCACTGCGCTCGCTCTGTCTGCTGTCGCGCCGTCTGCGCAGGAGCCCATCGTGTTCCGCCCCGACGCCGCGACGTTCCAGTATTCGGAGGACCAGTCGCTCGTCGAACTCTACCTGTCGTTCCGCGCGGCGACGCTCCCGTTTGAGCCAGCGGCGTCCGGCTTCGAGGCCGTCGTCCCGACCCACATCGTCGTGCGGCCCGTCGCGCAGGCGGCGCCGTCGGGCGCCGAGGCCGCGCCGGCGTACGACCGGACCCTCCCGTTCGCGTACGCCGTCGACGATACGACGGCGCTGACGTCGACCCAGGTGTTCGTCGAGCAGGTCCGCCTCGCGGTGGCTCCGGGCGAGTACGAGGTCGACGTGACGCTGATGCCGGAGGGCGAGCAGGAGGTCCGCGCGCTCCTCAACCTCACCGTCCCCAATTACGCTGAGGCCCGGGGGACCGCGATCTCGGCCGTGCAGCTGGCGACGCGGATCCGGCCGACCACCGACCCCACCGATCCGCTCTCCAAAAGCGGCCTCTCGATCCGCCCCAACCCCGACGCCTTCTATGGCGGCGACGGCGCGGCCGTCCGCTACTACGCCGAGGTCTACGGGCCGCCGGACGCGACCGAGGACTACACGCTCGTCTCGTTCGTCGCCGAGAGCGCGACGGGCGCTGCGCTGCCCGACCACGAGGATCGGCTCGACCGGTCCGTCAAGCCGGTCGACGTCATCGCGGGGCAGATCGACGTGAGCACGCTGCCGAGCGGGATCTACTACCTGCGCCTCGTGGCGTTGAACGAGGCCAACGAGGCGGTCGCCGAGCAGAGCAAGCGGTTCTTCGTCATCAACCCGGACGTGGCGCCGGTCGCGACGGGCGACGCGATGTCGTTCGAGGAGACCCTGTACGGGGCGATGGGGGAGGAGGAGCTCCTTCAGAACCTCGCCCACGCCCGCGTGATCGCGACCGGGCGGGAGGAGGCGCAGATGGCCGCGCTCACGACGGACGAGGAGCGCCGCGCCTTCCTCGCCGCCTTCTGGGCCACGCGCGACGAGGACGGCGTCCCGTCCGTCAACGAGGCCCGCCAGAACTTCTACAACCGCCTCCGGGTCGTGACCCAGCGGTTCAGCGAGTTCGGGCAGGAGCCGTACCAGACCGACCGCGGACGGATCTTCCTCACGTACGGCCCGCCGACGGAGATCGACCGTCGGCCGTTCGAAGCAGGCATGCTCCAGCACGAGATCTGGCGCTACGACAACATTCCGGGAGAGGGGCAGGCCTTCTTCGTGTTCGTCGACCGCTACTCGTCGGACCGCTACGAGCTCATCCACTCGGACGTGACCGGCGAGGTGTCGATCCCCAACTGGGAGGCGCAGCTGATCCGGTAG